The window TAAATCCGTCAATACAAACCATCTGCCTGTTTCTGGCTCCACCGAGAATAAGTCCTGTCAGCGCGGCAATTTCATATCCGCCTAAAGCACTGAGTATGCTTAAAGGGTCCCTGCCCGCAACAGCTGAAGCATTGGCTTTCAAAGCCCGCTTAACAACATTTATCTTGTGGGGAATTCTCTCTTTGCTGATTCCGCCTCCGGGACCGGTAATCCTCTCCGGATCAAGACCGAGCCATGCGCAGTACAAGGCTGTGGATGGCGTTGTGTTGGACACGCCCATCTCTCCGGTGCCAAGGGTCATGATCCCCTCATTTAAAGCCTCATCGGCTAAATTAATGCCCAGCATGACAGCCTTCAGACAATCCGCTTCGCTCATAGCCGGACCAACAGCAATATTGGCCGATCCCTCGGCAATTTTTCGCTGAAGCAGCTTCGGATGGTCAGGATATGTCCCGCCAAGGCAGCCAGCATCAACAACAACGAGATCAACTCCCGAAGTTTCAGCCAGAACATTGATTCCGGCTTTGCCGCGCAAAAAATTTTCAACCATCTGTCTGGTTACTTCCTGCGGGAAAAAACTGACCTTTTCCTCAAAGACACCATGATCTGCGGCTATGGTATATATCCTGCCGGGGTCGGCTTTAACTCTTTTTCCCCCGGAAGCTATAAACATTTTTACAGCCAGCTCTTCCAGCCTGCCAAGACTTCCTTTCGGTTTGGCCAGATCATCAAGACGCATTCTTGCAATATCGCCAAGAGATTCTTCAACGGCTTGAATCTGCGCAATTACATGAGTTAAATCATTTCTGGTATATTCTTTCATCAACTTGGAATCCTTGATAAATATCACTTCACAAGCTGTTCAGATTGTCAGCCGGACAAGCCTGTGATATTAAAAACAAATAATGGCTAAAAAAAAGTGTATTATACATTCTAACTGTCAGGGTGAAGCACTTCGTGACATTCTTTTTTTAAGCGCAGAGTTTAAAAACTCTTACGATGTACAAATCTACACGAACTATATCCGCGAAAAAATACCTCCAAAAGCCCTTAGTGAATGCAGCCTGTTCCTCTACCAGAAGCTCAGTAGCAAATGGGGTGATCTGGCTTCTGAAAAACTTATACCGCAGCTTCCTGAACAGGCAAAACATATCGCCTTTCCAAGTATGCTTTTTACATTTTACTGGCCCACATGGGAAAGGGATATTGATTTCGCCTATCCTGACAGTCTTCTTGAATCCCTTTTGAAAAGAGAACTAAGCGAATGGGAGATTCTGCACATTTATCTGAAATCAGATATCAGAAAAATGCTTGATCTGGATGCTATTGTTGAAAAAGCTGAAAAATGGGAAAGATTCAAAGAAAGCGAAACTCCGATTAAATACGTTGACCGGATGTATGAAAACTTTCGCAGCTACAAAATCTTCAACACCTTCAACCATCCCGGCAAAGACATCATGGTCTACACCGCCAGCAGAATTCTTGAAATTCTAGGTATTGAACAACCTTCCGGGAGAAGTCTGAAAACCATGCCTGATCCTTTCCCGGATTTTGAAATGCCCATACATCCCCAGATAGGCGAATACTGGGGACTTGATTTCTGCAGTGA of the Maridesulfovibrio bastinii DSM 16055 genome contains:
- a CDS encoding WcbI family polysaccharide biosynthesis putative acetyltransferase translates to MAKKKCIIHSNCQGEALRDILFLSAEFKNSYDVQIYTNYIREKIPPKALSECSLFLYQKLSSKWGDLASEKLIPQLPEQAKHIAFPSMLFTFYWPTWERDIDFAYPDSLLESLLKRELSEWEILHIYLKSDIRKMLDLDAIVEKAEKWERFKESETPIKYVDRMYENFRSYKIFNTFNHPGKDIMVYTASRILEILGIEQPSGRSLKTMPDPFPDFEMPIHPQIGEYWGLDFCSEETLYNVYGSKMTFKEYAALYIKCRKLGIDDFISFLRVVADSQKKKIATD
- the cobT gene encoding nicotinate-nucleotide--dimethylbenzimidazole phosphoribosyltransferase produces the protein MKEYTRNDLTHVIAQIQAVEESLGDIARMRLDDLAKPKGSLGRLEELAVKMFIASGGKRVKADPGRIYTIAADHGVFEEKVSFFPQEVTRQMVENFLRGKAGINVLAETSGVDLVVVDAGCLGGTYPDHPKLLQRKIAEGSANIAVGPAMSEADCLKAVMLGINLADEALNEGIMTLGTGEMGVSNTTPSTALYCAWLGLDPERITGPGGGISKERIPHKINVVKRALKANASAVAGRDPLSILSALGGYEIAALTGLILGGARNRQMVCIDGFISTAAYTMAVALCPEVGGYSVLSHASAEPGYARVVESLGRRPVLHLGMRLGEGSGAALTMFMLRAAASVYNDMETFEEAGVTDG